DNA from Bradysia coprophila strain Holo2 chromosome IV unlocalized genomic scaffold, BU_Bcop_v1 contig_81, whole genome shotgun sequence:
cctgaagaaacagcgCCTAGTCCACGCTACTTCAGAAATTTCCAGTTTCTTCAGTAAGTCGTTGCTTCTAACCATTTTGTAAGGAGAATATTCGTCTTACCAAATTTTAAAGAAGTGTAGAAACTGCGAGAAGTAATGgcgactttctgaagaaacggtgGGTTAAACAAGAACGATCTACTAGTCGTCGTTTGATTATGAATTCATCGTTTCTTCAGTAAGTCGTCGATACTCATGTTGTCGAAACTCATTGCAATGAACTGAACTTTATTCTCCCGTTATAAGtaacaatcaatttttaaccAGAGCCTTCACTTCCAGTACTTCTAGATTATATGTCGAATGCAAACTATCTTCGAATTTCGGGTCCAATTTGaagttttcatatttcaactgagtttcgaagatttttttttagttttttgttgttggaacTCGATGAGCCGAGCCACGCAGTAAATCAATCAAATCCgtgttcaaaattttaaaaattaaatatttccctTTAATCTCCAGCCGTCTCAATCATAAGATGCTACTACACTATCCGGTTGCCCTGCACATTATTGCGATTATTCAAATTGATCTGGATCTGTTGcttcttttcttctttgaaCGCCAGTGTGTTAGCCTTCCGTTCGGCTCGTCTCTCGAACCGATATTCCTTGAGTAGTCGCTTACGTTCGCGTTTCTCTTCGGGTGTTTCATCCTTGGGTCGGATTGACAGAACGCTGAGAGTGGAGAGTACACTTTGTGCGCACAACGATTTCGGGCCCGATGGTGATGTCTCTTGACCACTAAGGACGGAACGGATTAGATTGGACAATTATTGCGGATCTGACACGGTGACCTACCTGTTTTGAATGTTGAATTTGGCTAATGATTTTGTGGTTAACTGCTTGTTCTCGCCAGTGAATACGTTCTCTGGAACGCCAGTTTTAGGATTTATGGTAATTTTGGAACGGCGTCTGGGCTCATCGATCAATTTGGGATGATTGTACAGATTCGAATATGTGGACAGAATGCTTTCACAGTCCCACTTCTTTTTGCCGTCATCAACTTCCACCTCCACCAAATCTTCATCCGATGAACCTTCCTCTTGCAATTTCTTGATTCGATCAATATCCCACTCCTTATTGTACTCGTCCACTTCTTCTTTCCGCTTAAACTCGACCCAGCATTGATTTAACAGCTCATCGTTTATATTGACTTCGCCTTCGATTTCTTCACAGTCTAATGCGCCCACTTCTGGTTCGTcgtaattttcgaaaaatttctcgaaacGTTCGTCCAACAGAGCCAGTTGTTCGTTGCGCCGTATGACACTGCTGGACATGGAATACTCGGTGAAGCGTGACTTGCACTCTTCATCGTTAAACGATCGCATTGGGCCTAAATTGTCACGTTCCTCATTGTCGCTGTAATCGGAATCGGCCTCGAAATCGCTTCCATCATACTCATCATCTTCTTCATCGTTTTCATCtcctaaaatttattttcaattcaaatttgctGTTTGACTGGGAAAGAAGGACGTTCAACCTACCCATCATCTTATTCATGAAATCATCCTCTAACTGATTATCCGGATTCTCGAAATCGAAATCATCATCTAAAGCAGCTACAATATCGGGATCTAGA
Protein-coding regions in this window:
- the LOC119072186 gene encoding protein LTV1 homolog; translated protein: MPKHKKKFIDKKNAVTFHLVHRSQRDPLITDETAPQHVLLAEPPKDDKVNDLVKRKKEQNKFGIFFDDDYDYLQHLREPDDRGVHWEYVEPANVKQDDPAKTAHKPNLQLPSSVFASEFEEDEGMLRKAAPRSGPRPDLDPDIVAALDDDFDFENPDNQLEDDFMNKMMGDENDEEDDEYDGSDFEADSDYSDNEERDNLGPMRSFNDEECKSRFTEYSMSSSVIRRNEQLALLDERFEKFFENYDEPEVGALDCEEIEGEVNINDELLNQCWVEFKRKEEVDEYNKEWDIDRIKKLQEEGSSDEDLVEVEVDDGKKKWDCESILSTYSNLYNHPKLIDEPRRRSKITINPKTGVPENVFTGENKQLTTKSLAKFNIQNSGQETSPSGPKSLCAQSVLSTLSVLSIRPKDETPEEKRERKRLLKEYRFERRAERKANTLAFKEEKKQQIQINLNNRNNVQGNRIV